From Candidatus Paceibacterota bacterium:
AAATAGTTCGTATAAATTCGTTCAGTACCAGGCTGATAAGACAACTCCCGTGGCGTATGACCCCTGCAGACCAATCCACTTTGTGATTCGACCAGATGGTGAACCCTTCGGCGGGAATCAAATAATTATGGACGCCGTTTCAAGAGTCTCCGAAGCCACAGGGCTTCAATTCATCTACGACGGGGCGACTTCCGAAGCCCCCTCCGCTCAACGAGATATCTTTCAACCCGACCGTTACGGCGATCACTGGGTGCCAGTTCTTTTTGCCTGGGAGAGCGCCACAGAGAATGCCGATTTTGCGGCGAACGTAGAGGGTCAGAGCGGGAGTGCGTACGTTTCACGCGGAAGCGGGCCGAGAGTTTACGTCACCGGAATAGTCGAACTTAACTCTGAGAAATTAGCCAATTTACTTCTCACCCAGGATGGAATTCGAGTTGTCCTCGCCGTGATTCTTCATGAACTCGGACACTTAGTTGGTCTGGGACATGTTGCTGATCAGACCCAGTTAATGTTTCCGGAAGCCAGTTCTGCGGTGACAGATTTCCAACCTGGCGATCTCACCGGTGCGGCGATTCTCGGTCGAGGTGTCTGCACACCTGATTTATAGAGGTTTGATTTCTTTCTGCCATTTTCTCCATTGAATTCACTGCCGTCATTGGCCTCAAAGTTAGTTCGCTCATTGCGAGATTATGCCCGCTGATTCGACATATTCACCAGAGTTTGCCCGAAATACCCTCTACTTCTGCTAGATATCTGTCCTAGGATGGCAAAGTTGTCAGAGAGGACGAATTCCATGCCAGGGGTAAATATCTCGCAAGTCGAGGCGCAAGAACGTTCGAAGTACCTACATATTGAGAGCTATGACGTAACGCTCAAGATCGTTCCCGATCAGGAGACTTTCTACTCCAAATCCATGGTCCGTTTTTCCTGCAACCAGCCAGGCATTGACACTTTTATCGACGCGCCAGCGCGCCGAATTATCTCGGCAACACTCAACGGCGTGGCAATAGATATTTCGCATTTCGACGGTGAGACCGTCTTCCTTAAGAACCTAGCCGCAGAGAACGAACTCGTCATCGAGTCCGATGCAATCTTCTCTAAAGACGGCGAGGGACTTCAATACTCGGTTGATCCTGCCGATCAGGAGGTCTACCTCTACTCGCAATGTGCACCTGCCCTAACCCGACACATGTATGCCTGCTTTGATCAGCCAGATTTGAAAGCAACCTTCACGCTTACGGCGACCGTACCCAACCATTGGGAAGCGATTTCAAATAGCCCGGTCGAATCCAAGATACCAGCAGGCTCGGAGTACACCACCTGGAGATTCTTCCCAACCGCCCGCATTGCTACATACGTGACCGCTTTCATCGCTGGCCCATATCACCATGTTCATGATGATTACGTCGGAGAGAAGAAGATTCCACTCGGTCTCTACTGCCGCAAGTCTCTTGCTCCACACTTGGACCACGAAGCGATTTTCAAAATTACTAAACAAGGTTTCAAATATTTTGAGAAAGTATTCGGACTTGCATACCCCTTTGATAAATACGACCAGATTGCCGTGGTTGATTACAACTGGGGCGCTATGGAAAATGTCGGAGCGGTAACTTTCAAGGAAGAACTCTTCGTCTACAGAAGCAAAGTAACCGAACGTCTCTATAAATATCGAGTCAACACAATCCTCCACGAAATGTCGCACATGTGGTTTGGCAACCTGGTCACCATGCAGTGGTGGGACGACCTATGGCTAAATGAATCCTTCGCCACGTGGGCCGCTTTCACCGCCACCGATGAATGCACCGAGTTCAAGAACACCTGGACAGACTTCAATGCTCGACAAAAGACATGGGCCCTTCGGCAAGATCAGTTGTCGTCAACTCACCCGATAGTTGTGGATGTTAAGGACATCGAAACAGCGAACTCTAATTTCGACGGTATCACCTACGCCAAAGGCGCCTCCGTCCTCATGCAATTCGTGGCATATGTAGGACGCGATAACTTCATTCGAGGTCTACAGAAATACTTTGCAAAGCACGCATATAAGAACACGACCCTTGCCGATCTTCTCGCTGAGATGGAAGCGACGAGTGGGCGCGACCTGAAGGCATGGTCGGCAACGTGGCTGCAAACTGCGGGCGTCAACACACTGCGGCCAGTTCTAGAGATTTCAGGCGGCATCTACACCGCAGCGGGAATCAAGCAAGAAGCACCCACAATGCCGGCCGGATCAACGGAACTTCGCCCCCACCGAATGGCAATTGGCCTCTATGACCTCCGGCATGGGTCGCTCCTGCGCAGAAAAATAGTTGAACTGGATGTATCTGGTGCCATCACCCATGTTCCCGAACTAATCGGTGAGAAAGCCGCCGACCTTGTTCTCATTAACGACAAGGATATGACTTACGCGAAAACCCGCTTTGATGCGAATTCAATAGCGACGCTGAAGAGCCACATTGGGGATATCAGCGACTCACTTGCCCGAGCGCTCTGTTTCAGCGCAACGTGGGACATGCTCCGCGATGCTGAAATATCTTCAACCGATTTCGTTGACATCGCACTTGCTGGTCTGCCCGGAGAATCCGAGATCACTGTTGTCGCACAGATCGCCGAGCAGTTGGCAATCGCTGTCAACCAATATGCCCATCCTTCGGTGAGAGATGCACTTCGTTCACGAACTGCCAGTGGATTGGAATCGCTCCTGGATTCCGCGGAGCCCGGTAGCGACCACCAACTCCAATACGCACGTTCATTTGCAACCCTTGCAATCACACCTGAACAGAACCAGCGAATCCTGTCGGTTCTCAAAGGCCAACTTCAAGGACTCACACTCGACGCCGACATGCGCTGGCACTTGCTCTGTGCACTCGCCGAACGCGGGCTCATCACCCGAGTCGAATTGGATAAAGAATTGGAGAAAGACCCCTCTACTTTGGGTGAGCTGAGCCATCTACACGCAATAGCAGCGCTTCCAACCCCCGCGGACAAGGCAAAAGCTTGGGCGCAGATTGTGAGCGAAGAGACTTCAAATGCCAATCGCATCGCGTTGATCAACGGTTTCAATAGTGCGTTGAATCGCGATCTGATTGAAAGTTATGTCGACAACTACTTCGAAATGTTGTTGATAATGTCCGAGCGCAAATCCTTCGAATCAGCAACCCGCTTCACTGAATATGCATTCCCAATTTATATAACAACGCAAACAACGCTGGATAAAGCCAACTACTGGCTTGACGTCACTGGCAAAGACGCCGCATCGGCTTTACGTCGTCGGATAGCAGAAGCACGCGATTCGCTCGCTCGTGCTCTTCGCGTGCAATCGCGAGAGGTATAAGTCGGGATTGTGCAATGAATATGCAAATGCGAATGAATATTGTGGTTGGACTTTGAACTATCGCCTTAGGTAATCTGCACCATGAGTCTCATAGCCAAGGTTTCACATACAGATTGGGATGCGTGGAGAGCTAAACGAATTTCCTCTCTCGTGTCACCTACTGGCAATCTCGCGTTAATTGAAACACGTTGGCAACACGATGATGAAGAGTTGACATTAGAAGAAGCAGTAGCTGGACAACCAGAAACAGTGACCGCAACGAGACTGGTGCGTAGAGACTTCGAAGGAAAGATTATTGGGAATGGAATTCGACTGTGGGATTCCAACTCAGAAGCTATCCGTTCTTTTAGCACTATTGATGTATACCCTTTTGATCCCAAGTGGATTTTTGAAGGTACGTTCACCGCATTTTCCGAATCTCGACCCGTTCCATTTGAATATGTAAGAGAGACACCCGGTCTGCGTGACTTAGCGGTGCCCGGTGAAATCAGAGTCACTATTGCGGGTACCGAATACGTCCTTGATGCATTTGATGACGATGGTCCACTACTGCTCGTCTTCGGTGATCCAACAAACCGTACCGAGACTTACCCAGCAGGACGATTCCTTTTCGTCCACCGAATTGAGGGCTCTGAGCGAGTGATAGTCGATTTCAATCGAGCTTTCGTGCCTCCATGTGGCTTCTCAATACATTATAACTGCCCCCTTCCGCCACCACAGAATCGGCTGCAGGTGCCGGTTTACGCCGGCGAGAAGAATCCAATATTTCGTAACGACTACGAAATTCACTAAGAGATTTAAACCATCCACGACACCCAAAGAGCTGCTAAGGAGAAAAGTAATGGTTAAAAGGAACGGGAAAAAAGTCAGATGGCTGGGCGTTGCCATAGCCTTAGCACTCACCCTCGTTGGGTGTTCTTCAAGTACGGAGACGACCACTGCATCGGACGCAACGATTAATATCGGCTCACTTTACGAACCTCAGAATTTAGATAACACCGGCGGTGGTGGACAAGGCGTGAATGAGGCGCTCAATGGAAATGTTTACGAGGGCCTGTTCAGCCTGACCGATTCGGGAAAAGTTGAAAACCTGCTAGCTACCGATTCCCAGGTAAACGCAGATGGTCTTACCTACACGTTTACCCTGCGGAGCGACGTCAATTTTCACTCCGGAAAAGCGCTTACCTCATCCGATGTGAAGTACAGCATTGAGAAAGTAACCGCTGCAGATTCTCAATCGGCGCGCAAGAGCAGTTTCGAAATGATCGATTCAATCACTACCCCTGATGACCAGACAGTTGTAGTGACACTCAAGACAAGGTCGATCTCATTTGTTTACAACCTAAGTTACATCTGGGTCATCAACTCCGAGGCCAAAGACATAAAGGCCACGGAAGATGGAACTGGTCCGTACACGCTGACTGAATGGAAGCATGGATCGACTCTCTCATTAACCCGATTCGATGGTTATTGGGGCACGCCAGCGAAGAATAAAGTCGCCGTATTCCACTATTTCACCGACGCAACCGCACTTAACAATGCCCTCCTAACAAACGCGGTCGATGTTGTTACAAGTGAGCAGAGTCCAGATGCTCTCTCCCAGTTCAAGAATTCAAAATTCACGATCAATAATGGTCAGTCGACGACAAAGCTCCTGCTTGTCTTCAATGATCGTGTAGCCCCTTTTAACAAGCCGCTGGTCCGCAAAGCGATCACGTCTGCCATAGATAACAAGAAATTGCTTTCATCTATCTGGGGAGAGTACGGAACGTTGATTGGCTCGATGGTCCCACCTACCGATCCTTGGTATGAAGACCTCACTACTGTAAATCCCTATGACATTACTCTGGCAAAGAAGGAACTGGCCGACGCGGGGTATCCAAACGGATTCACCTTTAGGCTCGATACTCCAAGCTACGACCCACACCCAGCCGCTGCGACTTTCATCAAGGCAGAGTTGGCAAAGGTCGGAATTACTGTCGATATAAACATCATCACCGCAGATCAATGGTACGCGCAGGTTTATCAAAAATTGGACTACGCGGCGACCATGCAAGAGCACGTCAATGACCGCGATGTCGTTTGGTATGGCAACCCAGATTTCTACTGGGGCTACAACAACCCAACGGTAACAAACTTGATTAATCAAGCCGAGCAGGCCAGCACCACAACAGAGCAGGCAGAACTACTCAAGCAAGCGAACAGAATCATTGTCGATGAGGCTGCTAGCGATTGGATTTACCTCTACCCACAGATCGTGGTGGCTTCAACGTCACTCTCCGGGTATCCAGTCAACGGACTTAACTCCCAGTTCTACGCATTCAACATCACAAAGAACTAGGAGCAGCTCCACCCACTTGACTAGATCCGTAGCCAGCCCGGGTCTCCTAAATGGAGACCCGGGCTGGCTCGTATATATGGAGAATTAGAACGCAGCAACCCCATCATTAGTCGTCACTGAACGATTGAGCTTCAAAGTCTCGCCATCCGTGTCGAGGGTTGGGAGCGAATCAATGAGTGGAATCAAAATGGTTTCGGCTACGCCATAGACACGAAAGAGTTCAGCTATTGGGTCATCATGCTCATCGACCCGGAGATCGACTATGGGGTACTTCTCCACGCCATATACCTTCAGTGCCGCAGATTGATGGCCGCGTTTATCGCCACCCGCAGAACGACCTGCACTTAATGCCACAAGAAGACGCTTAGCTAAGGGTTGAGTGTCATCGGATTCGAAACTCTCCTTCATCGCCACGAGGGTCTCAGCTCCAACGAGCATATTTCCAGCGATCGCAAAATTCAGTCCAGTAATCTCACCACGCCAGTTGTCACAGTTCTTGCCAGTGAAAGCGGCGCTTCCTCCTTTGTTATCCACAATCCCCAGTTGTCGGAATTCGATTCCTTCATCTCTACTCTTTAGGTATTCAAGAGTCTCGACTGCGTTATGACCCTTTGCCAAATACTCCAAGCCCCAAATACCCAGATAGGGATTTACATACGCCTGGCTTGCAATAGCCCCAGCATTACTTTTGACGAAAGCACAGAGCATGCCCACCGCCACAAATTTCGTGGAGACTGCAATGCCAAGTTCGCCTGTACGAGAGCATCGAGCCGTAATAGAAAAAGTGTTGTACTTCATGGCCTTCATCTCCTCAGCGGAAACCACAGTGATCTATTTAGTGTCAGGCGAAAGGTTATAGGAAAGTTATAGGAAAGTTACCCGAAAGTTATCGTGTGCACGATTATAAAGAAGTATGCAAGCAAATATGCATATTCATGATAAGTAACTTCTACAGAAGCTAATTCTGCAATTAATTCACTAGACTTTGAGTATCACTTCTGTATAACCTTCGCATATGCGCGGCGTCCAACTACTCCGCCAAATACGCGAGAACGTAATAGGCGACGATCAATTGATGGATGGCCCTTACGGACCGCGTCGAGTAACTTATGCAGACTACACAGCAAGCGGAAGATCCTTAACATTTATTGAAGATTTTATTCGCAACGAAGTTATGCCGCGATATGCCAATACCCATACTGAAGCAAGTGGAACTGGTTTACAAACAACTCGCTTACGTGAAGACGCGCGCGAAATTATTCGCAAAGCCGTGGGTGCGACATCAGATGACGTTGTGATTTTTGCAGGATCGGGTGCTACTGGCGCTATTGATAAATTGGTTGGCATCCTCAACATTCGAATTCCTGCCGATCTTGATCGACGGTGGAAATTATCTGATCAGATCCCTAAGAATCAAAGGCCTATTGTTTTTATCGGCCCTTTTGAGCACCATAGCAACGAACTCTCTTGGCGAGAATCAATCTGCGATGTTGTCACTATTCAGGAGGATACGG
This genomic window contains:
- a CDS encoding DUF1028 domain-containing protein: MKYNTFSITARCSRTGELGIAVSTKFVAVGMLCAFVKSNAGAIASQAYVNPYLGIWGLEYLAKGHNAVETLEYLKSRDEGIEFRQLGIVDNKGGSAAFTGKNCDNWRGEITGLNFAIAGNMLVGAETLVAMKESFESDDTQPLAKRLLVALSAGRSAGGDKRGHQSAALKVYGVEKYPIVDLRVDEHDDPIAELFRVYGVAETILIPLIDSLPTLDTDGETLKLNRSVTTNDGVAAF
- a CDS encoding ABC transporter substrate-binding protein, which encodes MVKRNGKKVRWLGVAIALALTLVGCSSSTETTTASDATINIGSLYEPQNLDNTGGGGQGVNEALNGNVYEGLFSLTDSGKVENLLATDSQVNADGLTYTFTLRSDVNFHSGKALTSSDVKYSIEKVTAADSQSARKSSFEMIDSITTPDDQTVVVTLKTRSISFVYNLSYIWVINSEAKDIKATEDGTGPYTLTEWKHGSTLSLTRFDGYWGTPAKNKVAVFHYFTDATALNNALLTNAVDVVTSEQSPDALSQFKNSKFTINNGQSTTKLLLVFNDRVAPFNKPLVRKAITSAIDNKKLLSSIWGEYGTLIGSMVPPTDPWYEDLTTVNPYDITLAKKELADAGYPNGFTFRLDTPSYDPHPAAATFIKAELAKVGITVDINIITADQWYAQVYQKLDYAATMQEHVNDRDVVWYGNPDFYWGYNNPTVTNLINQAEQASTTTEQAELLKQANRIIVDEAASDWIYLYPQIVVASTSLSGYPVNGLNSQFYAFNITKN
- a CDS encoding DUF1684 domain-containing protein, which gives rise to MSLIAKVSHTDWDAWRAKRISSLVSPTGNLALIETRWQHDDEELTLEEAVAGQPETVTATRLVRRDFEGKIIGNGIRLWDSNSEAIRSFSTIDVYPFDPKWIFEGTFTAFSESRPVPFEYVRETPGLRDLAVPGEIRVTIAGTEYVLDAFDDDGPLLLVFGDPTNRTETYPAGRFLFVHRIEGSERVIVDFNRAFVPPCGFSIHYNCPLPPPQNRLQVPVYAGEKNPIFRNDYEIH
- a CDS encoding matrixin family metalloprotease, encoding MHKDDFGKINPNDIPHSPSGRIPRWVTDEAEGRINPRETWRAVSPGQIRAQKRHSRRRSFKTLLPFIVLILILGTSIWSRNGGNFGTRLHFISNNVPVPTSTLAGSSVVGTSNGPTPGTEESPSPIGIPAPLASTNSSYKFVQYQADKTTPVAYDPCRPIHFVIRPDGEPFGGNQIIMDAVSRVSEATGLQFIYDGATSEAPSAQRDIFQPDRYGDHWVPVLFAWESATENADFAANVEGQSGSAYVSRGSGPRVYVTGIVELNSEKLANLLLTQDGIRVVLAVILHELGHLVGLGHVADQTQLMFPEASSAVTDFQPGDLTGAAILGRGVCTPDL
- the pepN gene encoding aminopeptidase N — translated: MSERTNSMPGVNISQVEAQERSKYLHIESYDVTLKIVPDQETFYSKSMVRFSCNQPGIDTFIDAPARRIISATLNGVAIDISHFDGETVFLKNLAAENELVIESDAIFSKDGEGLQYSVDPADQEVYLYSQCAPALTRHMYACFDQPDLKATFTLTATVPNHWEAISNSPVESKIPAGSEYTTWRFFPTARIATYVTAFIAGPYHHVHDDYVGEKKIPLGLYCRKSLAPHLDHEAIFKITKQGFKYFEKVFGLAYPFDKYDQIAVVDYNWGAMENVGAVTFKEELFVYRSKVTERLYKYRVNTILHEMSHMWFGNLVTMQWWDDLWLNESFATWAAFTATDECTEFKNTWTDFNARQKTWALRQDQLSSTHPIVVDVKDIETANSNFDGITYAKGASVLMQFVAYVGRDNFIRGLQKYFAKHAYKNTTLADLLAEMEATSGRDLKAWSATWLQTAGVNTLRPVLEISGGIYTAAGIKQEAPTMPAGSTELRPHRMAIGLYDLRHGSLLRRKIVELDVSGAITHVPELIGEKAADLVLINDKDMTYAKTRFDANSIATLKSHIGDISDSLARALCFSATWDMLRDAEISSTDFVDIALAGLPGESEITVVAQIAEQLAIAVNQYAHPSVRDALRSRTASGLESLLDSAEPGSDHQLQYARSFATLAITPEQNQRILSVLKGQLQGLTLDADMRWHLLCALAERGLITRVELDKELEKDPSTLGELSHLHAIAALPTPADKAKAWAQIVSEETSNANRIALINGFNSALNRDLIESYVDNYFEMLLIMSERKSFESATRFTEYAFPIYITTQTTLDKANYWLDVTGKDAASALRRRIAEARDSLARALRVQSREV